The following DNA comes from Corynebacterium urogenitale.
CGCAGTGTCCGTGACGCTGCTGGCCATCACCTTCCTCGTCCTGCTCGTCCTGCGCATCATCGGCCAGCGCAATGAGAAGAAGGGGCTATAGGTACCGCATCATGCAGCTGTCGCGAAAAACCGTCCTGAGCCTGCGCTTCATTGCTCTGGCCTACCTGTTTGTTCTTGTTGTCGTGCCGATCGCCACGATCCTCTACCGCACCTTCGCTCCAGGGCTGGGTCAGTTCTGGGCGTGGATTACCACCCCGGCGGCGATCTCAGCCCTGCAGACCTCACTGCTGATCGTGGCAGTGACAGTTCCCCTCAACGTGGTCTTCGGCATCATGGTGTCGCTGGCCTTGGCGCGCGGTAACTTCCGCGGCAAGGGCATCATCCACTCGCTCGTAGATCTGCCATTCGCAGTGTCTCCGATCATCGTAGGTGCCTCCCTGGTGCTCCTGTGGGGTTCCGGCGGTTGGTTCGGCGGGCTGGAAAACTGGGGAATCCGCGTGATTTACGCCCTGCCAGCAATGATCATCGCCACCGTGTTCAGCACCATGCCGTTCATCGTCCGCGAGGTCGAACCCGTCTTGCGAGAGATCGGTACAGACCAAGAACAGGCCGCGACGACCCTAGGCGCCAGCCCCTGGCAGATCTTCTTCCTCATCACCCTGCCCTCTATCCGCTGGGGGCTGACATACGGAGTGGTGCTCACAGTAGCCCGGGCCCTCGGAGAATTCGGGGCCGTGATCATGGTGGCGTCGAACTTCGCAGGAGGAGGCCAGACGCTGACCCTCCTCGTCCATTCCCGCTACATGGACGATCACAACGAATACGGCGCCTACGCCGCAGCCACGCTCCTCATGGGTGTATCTGTGCTCGTGCTCATCGTCATGACCGCCATCCAGAACCGACAGGACAAAAAGCAGAATGAATATAGTAGCTAGGAACCTGAAGAAGAAGTACGGGGACTTCGCGGCGCTGGATAACGTCTCCCTCACCATCGAAGAGGGCTCCCTCACAGCGCTGCTCGGCCCCTCGGGCTCCGGCAAATCCACACTGCTGCGAGCCATCGCGGGCCTCGACCAGCCGGACTCCGGGCAAGTCATCATCGGTGGAAAGGACGTCACGAGCGTCACCCCGCAGGAACGCGGCATCGGGTTCGTGTTTCAGCACTACGCAGCGTTCAAGCACCTCAACGTCCGCGAAAACGTCGGTTTCGGGCTCAAGATCCGGAAGCGTCCCGCCAAGGAGATCAAAGCCAAGGTCGATGAACTACTGGACATCGTTGGGCTGACCGGATTCCAGACCCGCTACCCATCGCAGCTCTCCGGTGGCCAGCGCCAGCGCTTGGCCCTCGCACGAGCCCTGGCAGTCAACCCCAAGGTGCTGCTCCTCGACGAGCCTTTCGGTGCCCTCGATGCCAAGGTGCGCGAAGATCTGCGCGCGTGGTTGCGCAGGATGCACGAGGAATTCGACATCACCACCGTGCTGGTCACCCACGACCAGCAGGAGGCCCTGGATGTGGCGGACAAACTGGTGGTGCTGAATAAAGGCCGGATCGAGCAGGTCGGCTCGCCAACCCAGCTCTACGACCAGCCTGCCAACGATTTCGTGCTGTCCTTCCTTGGGCAGGTGACCACCCTCGTGGGCAAGAAGGTGCGCCCGCACGACATCCGCCTGGGGCACTCGCCGCAATTGGCTGTGGAAAGCCACGAGATTGCGCAGACCAGCGTGGTGCCGGTGGTGGTGGAGCGCGTGACGTTCCTGGGCTTCGAGGTGCGTGTGGAATTGCACGAAAAAGCCACGGGCAATCCCGTCACTGCGGAGATCACCCGTGGCGATGCGCTGGCCCTCAGCCTCCAACCAGGAGATGAAATCTACGCCCGTGCTACCCGACCAGCGGCCTTGCAGGAGTGGCTGGGCCTGTAGCTGCGGAACCGCTTACTCTAACCCGCCGGCCGAGCCCCTGAACCCCTCAGAACATGCAGCTCTGAGGGGTTAGGACTGTGGCCGGTTTAGCTAGAAACGAGGCCTAGGTCTCCTACGGCTTCGGCAGCTCGCGTGGCACGATCTTGCCCACCGCGTTGCGCGGCAGCTTATCCAAGAACACGTAGTGGCGCGGCACATTGTGGCGTGCCAGCTTAGCCTTCACACAGGACTTCACCTTGTCGATGACTTCCTGCTTTTCCTCATCGCTCAGTTGGTCAGCTGGGCGGTCCTTCAGCACAATCCAGGCGCACAGTGCTTGGCCGAAGTCCTCGTCGTCCACGCCACGAACGGCGGATTCCAGCACCTCGTCCAGCTGGTTGACGATGTCCTCAGCCTCCTGCGGGTACACATTCTCGCCACCGGAGACCACCATGTCATCGGAGCGGCCAGCGATGTACAGCAGGCCGTCTTCGTAGTAGCCCAAGTCGCCGGTAGCGACCATGCCGTCGATGAGTTCCTTGTCAGTGCCCGGTCGCGTGTAGCCTTCGAAGAGCATGTCGTTCTTTACAAAGACGCGGCCGATTTCCTTCTCCGGCAGCTCCTTGCCGTTATCGTCGAGGATCTTCAGCGTGGTGGCCATTGGTGGCTTGCCAGCGGTGCGTGGGTGCTTCTTCATCTCGGCTGGCTGCGCGATCGAGGCCCAGGAGACTTCAGTGGAGCCGTAGAGGTTATAGAGAACGTCGCCGAACTTGCGGAACGTGTCCTCGATAACCCGCGGCGGAATCGCCTCACCGGAGGTTGCGATGACCTTCACACCTGCATCGAAGCCATCCGGCACAGCCTCCAGCAGACGGCGGAGCATCGTTGGCACCATTGCGATGTAGTACGGGCGGTTTTTCTCGATGACGCTCAGCGCGCTCTCCGGGGTGAACTTGCGCTGCAGGATCATGGTGCTGCGCAGGGCAAGAGCAAGCTGAATCTGCGCGAAACCCCAGGTGTGGAACATCGGTGCGGCCAGGAACGATGGGCGATGATGCTTCATCGGAATGCGGCTCATGATGGAGGAAGCCGGCATGTACGTCTTGGGCTCTGGGCGGCGAGCGCCCTTCGGCGTTCCCGTGGTGCCGGAGGTGAGGATGATCGTGCGTCCCATGCGTGGGATAGCCGGGATGCTCAGGTCGTCGGGGGTTGTGCGCAGGACGTCCTGCAGGCTCGCCCATTCCTCGTGGCGTTCGGCGTAGTCGCCGCTGTCGATAGCGTCCTGAATATTCGACGCCACCGTCAACCCGGCCTCCTGCTCGCGCGTGAGGCCAATAGTGTCGCCGTGCTCCCACGCGATGATGACGGGGGAGTCGGAGTAGTCGCGAGGCAGCAGAGGCAGGAACTCCTCGTCGATGAACAGCAGATCCACGCGCTGTTCCTTTAACACGGCGCGGGTCTGCTCCGCAGAGGCACTCGTGTTGAGGAAAACGATGTCCGTGCCCAGGCGGCCGTGAGCGGTGAGAGCCATGATGAGGCCGCGGTGGTTACGGCACAGCACACCCAACTTTGCGCGCTCGCGGATGCCGGTGCGGAACAGTGCACGGGCTAGGGTGTTAGTTTGCTCATGGAGCTCACGGTAAGTCATGGAGCCGCCGTCGTCCACGATTGCAGTGTGGAAAGGGTCGCGGGCAGCACCGATGGCTAGCAGGCCTGCCGGCAGGAACTTCCACTGCACGATGCCTTTCAGTGCTCCACCCATCGCGCCGGGGCCCATGGGGCCGAGAACGCCGGACTTAAACAGTGGCAGGGTTCCCTTAGCCAGGGTTCCGACATTGCCGAGCTGCTGCAATGGTGTAAGTGAAGGTGGGGGATTCATGAAACGCGTCACTCCTCAGGTGGTGGGGTGGCAGTGAAGTCAAACTCATAGTTTTGACAAAACTAATTGGACACTCACGTTAGTGATAAAACTGCACGCGCGGAGAGTTTTCGGCGATAAAGATGAATATTTTCAGGAATAACAACTCCAAAATTAAGGATTCGGCCCGTTGCGCTGCCTGGCGGAGGCCGGTTTTGCGACTAGTAAGGCTCTGTTCGCTGAAGGCGTACACCATCCAATTCTCCGCGTTAAATGCCCCTTGAACTGCAAAGAAGAGCCCATCGAGCGGGCTGCTGGCGTCGAATATGAGAGGGAAAGGGGAACAGGAAGGCGAAAGCGTGTGTTTGAAGAGCAAGGCCCCCACTACAGTGGGCAACAGACTCTAAACGCAACGGATAGGGAGAACCATGTTCGAAAGGTTTACCGACCGCGCACGCCGCGTCGTCGTGCTTGCTCAAGAAGAAGCGCGAGCCCTGAACCACAACTACATCGGCACGGAGCACATCCTGCTCGGCCTCATCCAAGAGGGCGAAGGAGTCGCCGCTAAAGCCCTAGAATCCATGGGCATCTCCCTGGACGCCGTCCGCACCGAAGTCAAAGAAATCATCGGCAGCGGAGGCCACCCGCCAAGCGGCTACATCCCATTTACCCCGCGCGCCAAAAAGGTGCTCGAACTCGCCCTGCGTGAAGCACTTCAGCTCGGCCACAAATACATCGGCACAGAGCACATCCTCCTCGGCCTCATCCGCGAAGGCGAAGGCGTAGCCGCACAGGTGCTCGTGAAGCTCGGCGCAGACCTCTCCCGCGTGCGCCAGCAAGTCATCCAGCTGCTCAGCGGCTACGAAGGCAACGAACACGAAGCAGCACCAGACGAGCCAGCAACCGCAGGTGTAGGCTCCGGCAGCTCCGAGCCAAGCGGGTCGAAAATGGGGCAGAAATCCAACTCCCTGGTGCTCGACCAGTTCGGCCGCAACCTCACCCAAGCCGCCAAGGACGGGAAGCTGGACCCGGTCGTGGGCCGCGAAACCGAAATCGAGCGAGTGATGCAGGTGCTGAGCCGCCGCACCAAGAACAACCCAGTGCTCATCGGTGAACCAGGCGTGGGTAAAACCGCAGTAGTCGAAGGCCTGGCGCTGGACATCGTCAACGGACGCGTGCCGGAGACGCTGAAGGACAAGCAGCTCTACTCCCTGGATCTGGGATCCCTGGTCGCCGGCTCCCGCTACCGCGGTGACTTCGAGGAACGCCTGAAGAAGGTCCTCAAGGAAATCAACCAGCGCGGCGACATCATCCTCTTCATCGACGAGATTCACACGCTGGTTGGCGCCGGCGCGGCGGAAGGTGCGATTGATGCTGCCTCCATCCTGAAGCCGAAGCTGGCCCGTGGCGAACTGCAAACCATCGGTGCGACGACGCTGGACGAATACCGCAAGCACATCGAAAAGGACGCGGCACTCGAGCGCCGCTTCCAGCCCGTGCAGGTGCCGGAGCCATCCGTCGACATGACCATCGAGATCCTCAAGGGACTGCGTGACCGCTACGAGGCACACCACCGCGTGTCCATCACCGATGGCGCACTGGCTGCAGCCGCCCGCCTGGCCGATCGCTACATCAACGATCGCTTCCTGCCAGACAAGGCCGTAGACCTCATCGATGAGGCCGGTGCACGTATGCGCATCAAGCGCATGACCGCGCCAAAGTCCATCCAGGACGTCGACGACAAGATCGCCCAGGTCCGCCGCCAGAAGGAAGCGGCCATCGACGACCAAGACTTCGAGAAGGCAGCAGCACTGCGCGACGACGAGCGCAAGCTGACCGACGAGCGCGCCGAAAAGGAAAAAGCATGGCGTGCCGGCGAGCTGGACGAAGTAGCCGAGGTTGGCGAGGAGCAGATCGCCGAAGTACTGGGCAACTGGACCGGAATCCCCGTGTTCAAACTCACCGAGGAAGAGTCGGCTCGCCTGCTGCGCATGGAAGACGAGTTGCACAAGCGCATCATCGGCCAAGAAGATGCTGTCAAGGCCGTCTCCCGTGCAATCCGCCGCACGCGCGCCGGCCTGAAAGATCCGAAGCGACCATCCGGCTCCTTCATCTTCGCCGGACCATCCGGAGTCGGTAAGACGGAGCTGTCCAAGGCGCTGGCAGAGTTCCTATTCGGTGACGACGACGCGCTGATCCAGATCGACATGGGCGAGTTCCACGATCGCTTCACCGCCTCCCGCCTGTTCGGTGCGCCTCCGGGATACGTTGGCTACGACGAAGGCGGCCAGCTGACCGAAAAGGTTCGCCGCAAGCCATTCTCCGTCGTGCTGTTCGACGAGATCGAAAAGGCGCACAAGGAGATCTACAACACCTTGCTGCAGGTGCTGGAGGACGGCCGACTGACCGACGGTCAGGGCCGCCAGGTGGACTTCAAGAACACCGTGCTGATCTTCACCTCCAACCTCGGTACCAGGGATATTTCCAAGGCCGTGGGAATGGGCTTCTCCTCCTCGGGCGAGGCGGATGAAGAGACCCAGTACGAGCGCATGAAGCTCAAGGTGCAGGACGAGCTGAAGAAGCACTTCCGGCCAGAGTTCCTCAACCGTATCGATGACATTGTGGTCTTCCACCAGCTCACCCGCGAGCAGATTGTCCAGATGGTTGACCTGCTGCTGGGTCGCGTGACCGCAGCGCTGGCCGCCAAGGACATGGGAATCGAGGTGTCCGAGAAGGCCAAGAACCTGCTGGCGAAGCGCGGCTTCGACCCAGTGCTCGGTGCGCGTCCGCTGCGCCGTACGATTCAGCGCGAAATCGAGGATCACCTCTCCGAAAAGATCCTGTTCGGCGAATTCGGCGCGGGTGAGATCGTGACCGTCGACGTCGAGAACTGGGACGGAGAGTCCAAGGGCGACGATGCCAAGTTTGTCTTTGGCTCCAAGGTCAAGCCGCTGCCAAGCATTGACGAAGAGGAAGATACTCGCGCGGAGGATGCCATCAGTGCCGTCGAGGACGCGGCTGAGAAACCGGTTCCGGAAAACGATGACTTCGACCCGAACGCGGGTGGCGGCAACGGTTCCGGTGGCAGTGGCCCGGCAGGTGATGGGGGCGCGGAGACCGCTGATATGACCTCGGATGCAGGTGCTGATCAGGGCTCGAGCTCAAACGATGATGGTGAGACACCACCACCTGCGGGTGCTGGATCTCCAGGTCGCTAGGAGCCCGCGGGTTCTTAAAGGTCGGATGCCTAGGCGGAATTAGCCGGTCTGCAGAACACGTGGGGGCTGGTACCGTCAGGTCACGGAGAGCAGGGCCTCGGCAGAAACCCGGGCAGCAGTTGGGACTGCTGCCCGGGTTTTTGCATGCGTTGTTGGTGTGGTTAGCTGGCGCGGGTTCTGCGGTTTACTGGCGCGGTTGGTGGGGAGTGGTTGGCTGGCGTGGGTTCTGCGGTTTACTGGCGCGGTTGGTGGGGAGTGGTTGGCTGGCGTGGGCTCTGCGGGAGAGCAGTGGGAGGATATGGCGAAATTCTGCAAGGTTAGAAAAATCGCCACACTCTTGAGGGTGAAAAGGGAATTTCACCGCCAAGAGTGTGGCGAGATTTCGGGAAGGGGAGAAATTTCACCACCCGTCCGTCGGGCATCGCGGTCGGAGCGTTGGTCGGGGCACTGGGCGGTGGGGTGCATCGCTCTGGCTACGGTTCTAGGATCAAACGCTTTGTTTTCGTCCGGCACTCCGAAGAAGTTCGCGCTCTGAAGGGGATCGTCCGCCGGAAAGAGATTGCCTCCGTAGGTCGATTACTAGGAGGAGCCGTGAACCCGCGTTTGCATAGATCCCGCGACACCAGCGGAGCTCGTCTCGGCAGCGCCTTCCAGGCTGCCCTGGGAACTGCCGTTACCAGCGTTGCCTACTCCGGCATCGCCAGCCTTGGCTTCAGGCTCCGGGATCTGGCCGCAGGGAGTGGTGGGGTATCCCGCGCCCTCCTCGCCGCTTGCCTGCGAGTTCAGGACTTGTTCTAGCCACTCGATTGCCGGCTGCAGGTGCGTGACCATAGGGAACATGTGGTCGGCTAGCGGAAAAGCCTTTGGGATGTTGTGCTCCTGGTAGTACACTTGCGCACCGCCCTCACACCACTGACGCGACATGCGGCGGGACTGCTCCACCGGGATCGTATCGTCAAACGTGCCATGGCCCACATACACGGGCACCTTCGGTGGCTTGTTTCCAATCCGCTGCCCCTCTACAACGCTGTGGATTGGCTCGGTCTGCAGGATTTCGCCGATGGAACGGCCGTCCTTCGTCAGGTCGCGCGTGTCTGCGTATGCGTGGCGCACCATCGATTGTGGGAGGCAATCGTTGGCGGACTGCTCAAGGAAGAGCCTGCCCTTAGCGTTTAGGTGCTTCTCCATCTCTGGGCGCAGTTCTGGGTTCGTGTACAGGAAGCCGTTGATGGTGTAGCCCAGGGCCGCGGCCAGTGGTGCATTATCGATGGCCTGCGCGGTGGTGAATAGGTCTGCTGGCACGCCTCCCGCGTAACCTGCTGCCAGGTTCAACTCTGGTGCGTATTCTTCTGCGAGTTCCAGTGCACTTGCCGAAGCTCCGCCGCCTTGGGAGTATCCCCAGGTCACGACTGGTGTTTTCTTGTTGATACCAGCTACTCCCAACCCGATTGCTGCGCGCGCCATGTCGAGGGTGGAGTAGCCCTGGGTGAGGCGGTTCATGTAGGAGTGCTGCGCTGGCGTTCCGAGGCCGTGGAGGTCGGTGAGGGCAACGTTCCATCCGCGGGCGAGTGCTGCGGCGACGGGTAGGCCTTCGTATTCCAGGCCGTGAACGATGAGTTTGCCTGGGGAGCATGCGTCGCCGGCGCCTTGTGTGCCTGGTGCGATGGTCATGAGTGGCCGTGGGCCTTTGCCCTTCCATGGCGCGCTGGATTGGAAGACGGTGCCGGTTACTGGCACGGTTTTTCCGTTGGAGTCTGTGGAGACGTAGGCGATGCGGGTGGCTTTAGATCCTGTCCAGTCCACGCCGGGCAGTCCGAGGGCGAAGGTGGAGGGCTGGGTTTTGATGATTTCGCCGGGCGTGCCCTCGATGTATTCCTGCAGGCTGCTGTAGAAATCGTCTTTTGCCAGGTCGGTGGATCCTATGGCGAGGGAGGGGCCTGATCCGAGTTCTGCGGCGCCGCGTAGGGAGCCGTCTGTGCCTTCGTAGAACGATCCGTCTTGTGCTGTTGCTTCTCCAAGTCCGACGCCACTAGCGCCCTGTAGGCCACCGATTGCGAGAGTGAGGGCGGTGGTGAGTGCCAAGGTGGAGCGAGCGGCGTTTGTGCGTGTAGAGGCTGCCTTTTTGTGGACGCGCGAAAGCTTAGTGTGTGGTGTGATTAGCGTCATAGTTGGAGAGTTTAGGTAGTTTCCAGTATGAACGCATGGAATTCATAGAAACAATTTTATTAATCTATATTCGCGCAGCTAGATTCCAATTTTTAGAAACCCTCACTTAGCTTTTATTGAGTGCGAGATCAGTTGAGTGGAGCGATTTTCTCAGCTGAGCGAGTGGGGGCAAGTGATCTGTCACGAGCCATGCTGCAGTGCTGCCAGTGTGTGAATTTGGCCGTGTGGACAGACTGTCAGTGCCAACTAGCGGTGTGCTGGATTGCTAGTAGTTACCGAGAGGGAAGTCTATCGTCTCCGGTAGAGCGCGTCTCTACCGTGGCTACCTTTGGCTTGTTTTCTGCTGAGAGCTGAGGCTATGCGAGCATAGTTATCACGGTCGAAAGACGTGCTGCCGACTGTCGTTGCGACACAGAAAAATCGAGCTGCATCGACCCATATTGGCCGAAGTTAATCGTTAGGAGTATTTACATCACTCTGCAGAGATTCATCAATCTCGCCACTGATCAGCGGTTCGGCTCGGCGCTTGTCACGATTCATGTCGATGGCGAAGGCGATAGCGGCCACGATGAGCGTTGGGACAAGCCAGCCTAGGCCATCAGCGAACAGTGGAATCCACGCCAAGGAGTCGGCAGTTGACTCAGGGAGAACACCAGAGTTGACCAGCAAATCGATAGTAGAGAACACCAAAGCCACCGTCACTGCAGTGCGGTAAGTCAGAGGAATGTGGTGATTGCGCACAAAGAGATGAACCAGGCTGACAGCGATCAGGGCGATCGCCGCTGGGTAAATCAGCCCGATGACAGGGCCAGAGAAACCGAGGATGCGCTCCAAGCCCAGGTTTGACACACCCAAGCCAATGAGAGTGAAAATAACCGCCCAAGTGCGGTAGGAAATGCCTGGCAGGAGCTCATTGAAGAAGGACGCGGAAGCTGCGATCAAGCCCACTGCAGTGGTCAGGCATGCCAGAAGAACCACACCGGAAAATACCATGTCTCCAGTAGTTCCCAGAGTCATCTTGGACGCGGTGGACAGAATTGCTGCACCGTCGGCATGGCTCGACTTATTTGGCATCAAGGTGCCCATCACGCCCAGAGCAACGTACACAGCCAGGAGGAAGATGCCCGCCACGGAGGCAGAGATCGCCGTCATCTTCACAACGTGACGGTGGCGGGTAAGCCCCTGGGAACCGAAGCTGCTGACCACGATGATCGCGAACGCTAGGGCTGCGATGGAATCCATCGTGAAGTAACCCTCAAGGATGCCCGCAACCAAAGGATTGCTCTGGTACTTCTCCGCCGTCGGTGCCGGTGGGTTGTCCAAAGAACGGATCGCAACGAATGCCAGCACGCCCAGCAGAATCAGCAAGATCGGGGTCAACACCTTGCCCAGCGCGTCGGCAACCTGCCCAGGAAACATCACGATTGCGAAGGCAATACCGAAGAAGACAGTGGTGCACACCAGGCGCCACCAGCCGCCACTCAAACCGAAAGTGGATTCGATGCCCAACTCATAGCCGATCGCAGCGGCGCGTGGCATGGCGTAAAAAGAACCGATCGACAAGTATGTCACCACGGAGAACACCACGCCGAACACGGTGCCAGCGCGCGAAGCCAAGTCGCGCACACCCGAACCAGAAATCGCCACCGCAATAACGGTGATGACCGGGAACAACACACCGGTCAGCAGGAAACCAGCCATAGCGGGAACAAAAGAGTCACCAGACT
Coding sequences within:
- a CDS encoding sulfate ABC transporter permease — protein: MQLSRKTVLSLRFIALAYLFVLVVVPIATILYRTFAPGLGQFWAWITTPAAISALQTSLLIVAVTVPLNVVFGIMVSLALARGNFRGKGIIHSLVDLPFAVSPIIVGASLVLLWGSGGWFGGLENWGIRVIYALPAMIIATVFSTMPFIVREVEPVLREIGTDQEQAATTLGASPWQIFFLITLPSIRWGLTYGVVLTVARALGEFGAVIMVASNFAGGGQTLTLLVHSRYMDDHNEYGAYAAATLLMGVSVLVLIVMTAIQNRQDKKQNEYSS
- a CDS encoding TOBE-like domain-containing protein, producing MVVERVTFLGFEVRVELHEKATGNPVTAEITRGDALALSLQPGDEIYARATRPAALQEWLGL
- a CDS encoding AMP-binding protein is translated as MNPPPSLTPLQQLGNVGTLAKGTLPLFKSGVLGPMGPGAMGGALKGIVQWKFLPAGLLAIGAARDPFHTAIVDDGGSMTYRELHEQTNTLARALFRTGIRERAKLGVLCRNHRGLIMALTAHGRLGTDIVFLNTSASAEQTRAVLKEQRVDLLFIDEEFLPLLPRDYSDSPVIIAWEHGDTIGLTREQEAGLTVASNIQDAIDSGDYAERHEEWASLQDVLRTTPDDLSIPAIPRMGRTIILTSGTTGTPKGARRPEPKTYMPASSIMSRIPMKHHRPSFLAAPMFHTWGFAQIQLALALRSTMILQRKFTPESALSVIEKNRPYYIAMVPTMLRRLLEAVPDGFDAGVKVIATSGEAIPPRVIEDTFRKFGDVLYNLYGSTEVSWASIAQPAEMKKHPRTAGKPPMATTLKILDDNGKELPEKEIGRVFVKNDMLFEGYTRPGTDKELIDGMVATGDLGYYEDGLLYIAGRSDDMVVSGGENVYPQEAEDIVNQLDEVLESAVRGVDDEDFGQALCAWIVLKDRPADQLSDEEKQEVIDKVKSCVKAKLARHNVPRHYVFLDKLPRNAVGKIVPRELPKP
- a CDS encoding ATP-dependent Clp protease ATP-binding subunit, producing MFERFTDRARRVVVLAQEEARALNHNYIGTEHILLGLIQEGEGVAAKALESMGISLDAVRTEVKEIIGSGGHPPSGYIPFTPRAKKVLELALREALQLGHKYIGTEHILLGLIREGEGVAAQVLVKLGADLSRVRQQVIQLLSGYEGNEHEAAPDEPATAGVGSGSSEPSGSKMGQKSNSLVLDQFGRNLTQAAKDGKLDPVVGRETEIERVMQVLSRRTKNNPVLIGEPGVGKTAVVEGLALDIVNGRVPETLKDKQLYSLDLGSLVAGSRYRGDFEERLKKVLKEINQRGDIILFIDEIHTLVGAGAAEGAIDAASILKPKLARGELQTIGATTLDEYRKHIEKDAALERRFQPVQVPEPSVDMTIEILKGLRDRYEAHHRVSITDGALAAAARLADRYINDRFLPDKAVDLIDEAGARMRIKRMTAPKSIQDVDDKIAQVRRQKEAAIDDQDFEKAAALRDDERKLTDERAEKEKAWRAGELDEVAEVGEEQIAEVLGNWTGIPVFKLTEEESARLLRMEDELHKRIIGQEDAVKAVSRAIRRTRAGLKDPKRPSGSFIFAGPSGVGKTELSKALAEFLFGDDDALIQIDMGEFHDRFTASRLFGAPPGYVGYDEGGQLTEKVRRKPFSVVLFDEIEKAHKEIYNTLLQVLEDGRLTDGQGRQVDFKNTVLIFTSNLGTRDISKAVGMGFSSSGEADEETQYERMKLKVQDELKKHFRPEFLNRIDDIVVFHQLTREQIVQMVDLLLGRVTAALAAKDMGIEVSEKAKNLLAKRGFDPVLGARPLRRTIQREIEDHLSEKILFGEFGAGEIVTVDVENWDGESKGDDAKFVFGSKVKPLPSIDEEEDTRAEDAISAVEDAAEKPVPENDDFDPNAGGGNGSGGSGPAGDGGAETADMTSDAGADQGSSSNDDGETPPPAGAGSPGR
- a CDS encoding lipase family protein, whose translation is MTLITPHTKLSRVHKKAASTRTNAARSTLALTTALTLAIGGLQGASGVGLGEATAQDGSFYEGTDGSLRGAAELGSGPSLAIGSTDLAKDDFYSSLQEYIEGTPGEIIKTQPSTFALGLPGVDWTGSKATRIAYVSTDSNGKTVPVTGTVFQSSAPWKGKGPRPLMTIAPGTQGAGDACSPGKLIVHGLEYEGLPVAAALARGWNVALTDLHGLGTPAQHSYMNRLTQGYSTLDMARAAIGLGVAGINKKTPVVTWGYSQGGGASASALELAEEYAPELNLAAGYAGGVPADLFTTAQAIDNAPLAAALGYTINGFLYTNPELRPEMEKHLNAKGRLFLEQSANDCLPQSMVRHAYADTRDLTKDGRSIGEILQTEPIHSVVEGQRIGNKPPKVPVYVGHGTFDDTIPVEQSRRMSRQWCEGGAQVYYQEHNIPKAFPLADHMFPMVTHLQPAIEWLEQVLNSQASGEEGAGYPTTPCGQIPEPEAKAGDAGVGNAGNGSSQGSLEGAAETSSAGVAGSMQTRVHGSS
- the brnQ gene encoding branched-chain amino acid transport system II carrier protein → MATSSASTSKPKTPVATVLAVGLMLFSMFFGAGNLIFPPMLGVESGDSFVPAMAGFLLTGVLFPVITVIAVAISGSGVRDLASRAGTVFGVVFSVVTYLSIGSFYAMPRAAAIGYELGIESTFGLSGGWWRLVCTTVFFGIAFAIVMFPGQVADALGKVLTPILLILLGVLAFVAIRSLDNPPAPTAEKYQSNPLVAGILEGYFTMDSIAALAFAIIVVSSFGSQGLTRHRHVVKMTAISASVAGIFLLAVYVALGVMGTLMPNKSSHADGAAILSTASKMTLGTTGDMVFSGVVLLACLTTAVGLIAASASFFNELLPGISYRTWAVIFTLIGLGVSNLGLERILGFSGPVIGLIYPAAIALIAVSLVHLFVRNHHIPLTYRTAVTVALVFSTIDLLVNSGVLPESTADSLAWIPLFADGLGWLVPTLIVAAIAFAIDMNRDKRRAEPLISGEIDESLQSDVNTPND